In Oryza sativa Japonica Group chromosome 1, ASM3414082v1, the genomic stretch GTTTATGAGCCATCATCCTTTCGTCCTCGTTCCGCCGTACGACAACGTCTCGCGCCATCAGCAGCGGAGAGagacgatggacgcagcggcagCGAGAAAAACGCGCGCATTACTACTACCCACGTGTGGCGCGCGGAGCAGAGGCGAGTGGCAACAGCAACGTCTCACTAGCCGACagccgggcggccggccggaAGGTTTTCTTTGGATCACGGCCTCACCGCGCGCATCGCCGTCTCGTCGTGGCGAGCGCGGGGCGCGACGGTTGGCGCGCGCGGGCTCCGTCCCGTCCTTTGTCACCGCCGCGAGAGGCGCCTCGCACCGGAACCGGCCGGCCCCGGGCCCGGGCTGCCTGCCTCGCCCTGTGCGGATCGTACGCCTGAATCAGCGTGGCGGTCTGTGTGGCCTTCGTTTGGTGAGAGCCTGAGAGGACAGCCGTTCGCTCGCAAATCGCAATGCCGCCCCCGCCACGGCCAGCCTCCGACCGATTcgtgagcgcgcgcgcgggggcgggcgcGACACGTGACTGCACGAGATAATGTCTCCAACTCTCCAGGGAAAGGTAAGGACAGGGTTGATCCCGCGGTCGATGTAGCCAGCCAGGGAAGACGACGAGGTCTGGTGGTTTCCGCGCGCGCCGAGGCGGCCTCACACAAGTCACAATTGGCGGGGAACGATGGGTGGTGGTTCGCGAGGGGCCGCACCCTCGTACTGTCTCTTTGGAACAAAGCGATCGCCATCGTGGCCGACCGGTCGAGAGCGAGGCAGCATCATCAGTGAAAACGTCACGGCCTCGCGACGCGGTACCGTTGAGGCGGTGACGCCGAAGATGACTTGACTGCGGCGAGGGTACAGTCGTACAGATGGACACCTGATTAAGCGACGTTCGTGGATGGAATCAAGGGAGGATGCGGGTCACCTTGCAGCATTTGTAGAGCAAAAGCGACGTGCAGGATGGGTGTTCTGCAGTGAGGAGGACGGATCAAGGAAGATATTTATTTCTGATGACGTGACTCAAATGGCTAGAATCCTAATATTGGTTATTTGTAGAGAATCAAATTTAGGCAAAAGTCCAAACGGCATTTCTTCTCTGGGCTTAGACAGAACAGAGTACATATTATTGGTTTCACGGCAATGAGTAGCCAATGACAGATCAGTTGACACAAGATAGGGTCAGACAGAAGTAACGCTCCACTCCAAGGGAGTGACTGGTGAGCAGCTGTTGGCCGCTGCCCCATAGCCAGGCATCAGCTATAGAATGACTGTTCGTCTGGGGCCCGATGTGATTCCCAATTTCTCAAGCAGAAATCCTGAATTGGAGCACCATGCCATTGCAAGTTTTGAGTATTACCACGGCTGAACGGTTGCAACTTGCAGCTGAACCCAAAATAACTGAATTAGCATTTCAATAGATCTACTCTTCAGAAAAAGCATTTGTACATGTAATCTTGCAGTCCTACTAACGGTCCCAACAGTTGTACAGTCCTATAATACAACAAGCCAATGCCAATTAGTTGAAGATGTACTACAGCACATATCGTCCAAACACCGAATATGATGACAATGCATTGATGGCTCAGGATTTGGAGGGTAATCCTATTGAATTTCTTTCATGGAGAGCCTGTGGCAGGTGGCTTGGGTGTCTGATTTTTCTGGTTAGCTGCAGCTTGCGCAGCAGAGCCCTTTGCGTTACTTTCGCTGGCCATTGACTTCTTGATCTGGACAGGTTCAGACAAAACAATAACATATCACACCGCAAGCAAAGACAACAATCAAATGGACGTATCGGCAGAACGCTGTATTTGGTGATGAGAAATGACCATCAATAGGTTAATTTTGAAACAGCATTGAGAATAGATTAGGATATTTGTCAATTCACAGTTTGTACTACTTTGAATAGAGGGAATCAAAACAATATGTTTCCAAGATATAAGATGGGAAGAACAGTTACCAGAGTAAGCCTCTCCCTGTGAATATCATTGACATGCTGCAAATTGTAAAGGAAAAGATTATTACAGTTACAAACAATTGTGAGAATTCATAGCAAGCAATCAAAAGCGAAGAAATAAGTATGCAAATGTATGAATTACCGGCTTCTTGTACAGTTTTATTTCATCTCCACTGAAGCCTGGCAAGGTAATATTCCAGCTTCTCTCTGCAATGGATGACAATTAAATCATATGAAAAATgcaattgaaaatttgaaatgCTATGACTTGATAGCATCACCACAAAGATTCTAGAAGAACAAAAATATTCAAGTTACCTGCATGGAGGAGTACATCTTTTGCTTCTAAAATGCTTGACTTTCTATGTTTTGCTAAAGAACAAGCAAATGTTGCAACCTGCTCAAAAcagctaattaaaaaaaaggtacagAAGACATCCTAGATACACCAGGATGACAAATTCACATGTTGCTGATGATTAAAGGGTGACAACTTTCTTCTATATCTAAAGACAGCATAACTTCGACCCAGAGCTTCTAGGCCTCTAGCAACCATTAGGCAGTGTTTACTATTTCCTCACACAAGAAGAACCAGAGAACACATCCCCGTAATAAGCATACTTGCAAAAAGAAACTATTGGAGAACAGCAATGATGGTGGAGGGAAGGGGCTTACAGATTCAACAAAATCTTCTGCAATGTCAATAAGAACATCTTCAACTTCAGGATCAAGCTTTTCTGAAGGATCAATCTGTTGGAAGATCACAGCATGAGAAAGTTATGATGACACTTAACTTTTGCAAATAATAAAATGCCTATTTCTACTTAAGTGATGATGATCCATAACTGATAAATATTGGTAAAAGAACCAACTAAATCCATCACAGGCAGTGGGGTTTATGAACCTACAATACCCATAACATCCGTGAACCCCTATGGTTGCAGCCCCTACACTCAACAACTCTAGACAATCATGACCCAGATAAATTTTATGACAAAGTATTAGCAACAGTATATGCTATCATATCTAACATACTTATTACAGGTAACAGCCTACTTCCTCTACCTGTTCAAGTACACTGGAACATAGATTTCACACAGATCATCAATTATCGTAAGCACTTCTGAATCAACAACATTATTTTGAAAAGATTTTTACTTGGTCCTTAACCAATGTAGATTAAACAAAAAATCTGTTAAGATAGtgtgccctttttttttttctgttttctatTGCGTGGTTTTCTTTGGATATTAGATATGGTTTAACTGTGTTTTTTTCATTACTAAAGAAGGGTATACTTTCAGGTTTCAGTTCAGGAAGTTGTGTACCTGTGCAACTAATTCATGTATACTCCTCTTGGAAAGCAGTCGATTACCAGATCCTCCAGCATCCACATCGACTGAAGCCATGTCTCCAGATTGCACATTAGTAGCTTTTAGTACAGCAGGAGAATCTAGCTTCTGAGCCATTGAGACAGGGGTACGAGCAGTTTGCTGCTGAGAAATTTGTTGCTGGTTTCTGAGTGTTGTAGTCTGTTGACTTTGCTGCGAGGAATGTTGTGGCTGattttgttgttgctgctgctgctgctgtagcttttgttgctgctgctgctgctgctgctgtagtttttgttgctgctgctgctgctgttgctgtagtttttgttgctgctgctgctgctgctgctgttgctgcaaaTGTTGATGTTGTGGTAGtttttgctgctgctgtgtTAAAAGTGCATTCTGTGGGTGCGAAATTGCAGGAGCATGGTATGGTCTTGGATGTGGCCTATGTTGAGGGGGCCTAAGTGGAGCAGATACATTTGGCGGAGTTTGCTGTAAAGGCATCGAGGGGGAAGAAGCCATAGATGGTGGTCTTGCCAAAGCTTGGATGGGGGTTTTCTGTTGGAATATAGTTAAATGAAGTTAGGTTTAATAAGAGGAGTGTTCCCTTGTAACTGGATTGAGGaatgaaaaatacaaaaaataaaCAATGGTGCAAGTTCCAATTGATCTCATTATTCACAGAACAAGGTAAACTCATAAATGAGTTACAGTTGCCAAGGAAAAATGACAAAATATGTACAAGGAAGCATAAGTTATATTGTAAATAATCTTATTCACATAATTAGGTACATCATATAACTGAAACAGAAAGCTTATTTGCCTATAGATAGACCAGTCTTTGCTTTTTACAAGTGAAAGTTTCTTACTTGTGAACTTGCAATCTGGCTATCAGATGGAGATGGTGCTGTTGAAGATGGAAAATTTGGCCTTGTCTGCTGTGGCAGACTAGAGATTGCTCCTGGTCTCACCTGAGATGTGTTAATGGAACCAACTGTCCCAATATTTTGGATCCCAGGGGAAGGCTGCCTAGGCTGAAGACCATAATCATTACTAAGAATCTTCACTGAATTCAAAACAATAGAGAAAAGGTGCAATATGTTTCAACTAACAGCGTGCATGTACTTTGCAATGGAAATTGGCTCtctttatactggattatattgaaCAACTTTtcggactatatatgtttttttttgtatgtaCATTTGAGTTGGCTGCGTGGGAACTGGGAATTAATGATCTCTAGAGAGGATGAATGTGTTGGTGTAAAAAATTTTATGCGAGAGGAGATGGAGCAtgtagggcctgttcactttgatgccattttcaaccataccattttttggcaaagttgccaaaattttggctacgtttagtttgttgccaaatttggtaaatacataagaaatcctgccaaaattttggcaatattgccatcttgccaaaggtttattttggctacaatctgaacatgccCGTAACCAACCAATCATCATTAGTTCATTAGCACCAACTAAAATATTATAAGTACCAAAGATGAAGAAGTATTAACAACTATAGTCGTTTAGAACAGTAGTAATTAGTAAGTCACAGAAGAACAATATTAGAGTTCAATAAGCTCCACTTAATGTTTTACGCAGCTGAACTGTCAGATGCATCTACATTTCTTCTACGCACACAAATGTCAGCTGGATTTGACAATTTCTGGGATTGTTGGCTGAAAGAAATTAGCTAAAACATCAGGGGGTAGGATTTAAGCAGCCAAATCACCAAGGTACAGATTTCGCGAAGACTTGTTGGTCTCCATCCCACATTCAGACCCCCATGCTGAATAAGGATAACTAAAATTGAAAAATGGGTTCCACAAAACTGCAGATAACAAGCATGTGACATCAAGCAAGATAATCCTACTAAGTCATGGTTTCCTCAAGAAATTTACTAACATGGGATCAGATATCGTGTCATTATTATATAAAAGAATGTAATTCTTGCTGTCATCCAGATCAGTTATTTCCTGACCAAATGAAAACCTCATACTACCGAGAGCTTAATCACACCAGAATATAAAAGTGCGGAGCTAAGCATCAGATACAGACCTGTGTAGAGGATGGTGGGGGCTGGTCAGGACCCCGATGCATCGAGCCGAACTGCGCGGCGAgtgtcggcggcggcacgaACCCGGTGTAGCCGACGGGCGTCTGCGGCGCACGCGGGTGCGCTGGTAGCCCAAGGGCTACACCTCCCCGTGGCATGGCAGATGAGGACGCAGAggtggcggccggagcggaagcagaggaggaagaggccgcGCCCGTGGCCGGAGAGGAGGACATCGTGATGGGCGAGGCCAGGTGAGTGTACGGAGGCCTCATGCGGGGCACCGGCGGCCGCGCACTGGCGGGGCTTGGAGCTGGGGTTTCTAGGGTTTGGACGGGGGCTGGGGTGGGATTGGGGGCCGGGGCAAGGGTGGTGTCGGgggtgggcggcgcggcggtggaggcggaaggGGTGGGATTAGGCTGTGGCGCGGATGAGGGGGCAGAAGCCGAGGTCGAagtgggcggcgccgccggcgccgccgcggcggcgtccggtTGCGCGGGCGGAGGCGCGTCCATGGTGTTCGACGGCTCAGCGAGGCGGGGGTGTCTTTGATAAGATGGCAGAAATACAGATGAAGGGGAGGACTTGAATGCAAAATTTCTCTTCTGAAAAGGTCTTCCTAAACCCCTCGCCCCCCGCTCGCTAAACACACTAGACATTTCCGATGGGCAAGAACGGGAAGAAGACGGAGTCGCACCGGCAAGGCCGAGGCCGCCGTGCCTCACgcttccgcggcggcggcggcggcggcgacgaggatggTGACGAGTTGCCTTCATCTGCCTATGATGCTCCACCGCCACACCACGAGGACTCCGACGGTGACGACACCGACGAAGCAGCAGCCGAGGACGAACACGAAGGGGGTGTGGATGGAGGTGACCAGGAGCAGCGGGAAGTAGGTTCCATGCCTTCCAAGTTCCACCTGTACCAACTCTCCGTCCAGGTAATCTCGCTAGCTTCACTAGTGGGATAGATCGGTGAAATTAAGTCTCCGTGCACCGaacctgttcgacgaaatgctaACAGTATGCGTCTGTGTTTAGTCGCCAAAAGGGGACATTAGCTACCTGCAGAAGTTCTTCCTTATGTACGTCGGCGGGCGCGTCCCTCTGCACTTCCAAGAGGATTTCTGTGGCACGGCCCTCCTCAGGTCAATGCACTAAACTTTTCGATGAAGTCCATGTCTGTCATTTTTCACACATTGCATGTGTGGTTGAAGACTTCAGCAGTTCCATTAGCAAGAAATGTGCCAAATGCTTGAATGGTTATTCTTTGGAGAACTTTGATCAATGATGCTCAACAATCAAGAGATCAGTTAACTTTAGTGTGTGACTGTGTGATGCATGTGTTTTTGGCTTCTTGGTCATGATATATTGTTTGATTTCCTGTTGGCAGTGCTGAGTGGCTTCGTACTGATGCAAGGCGTACAGCAGTTGGCTTAGATTTGGACCTTGAGTCACTTGAGTGGTGTCTTGAAAACAACCTGAGCAAGATTGGAGCTGATGGGTATTCAAGAATGCTACTTTTCCATGGAAATGTTCTACAGCCAAATGTAGCTCGCCTAGTCAAGCAAAAGATCTGTGATGCCATGCAAGATCTGCACGTAAACAATGATAATGACTCTTTAGCAAGTAACATCTGTGATCAGTTGGATCCTGCTAGCCCAAAATGCTCAGCCAATTCAACCATGTCGGATTTGGTTTTGCCGGCAAGAGACATTATTTGTGCATTCAACTACAGTTGCTGTTGTCTCCACAGGAGAAAGGACTTGGTTTTGTATTTTAGGCATGCTTTCAATGCACTgtcaaaacgaggtggtatatTTGTAATGGATGTGTATGGTGGCACATCATCTGAACGCAAGCTACGTCTGCAGAGGAGGTTCCCCAGCTTCACTGTGAGTGATGTTGTGTTAGTTATTAGCCCTTATACTAGTTACGAATCCACTAAATGCTATCTTCTTGCTCACCAGATAGAAATGTGGTAGGCATATAATGCCCTGAAAAAACTGCGTTCTTTTTTATGAAAATTCACACTATCTGCTTGTAGAATCTGCTTATTCCAACATAAAGATGttgcagtagtagtagtatgcaACATAAAAGAATGTTTTAGTCCGAAATACAATTTTCTATTGACCATGCCTCCTTTTTATAGATTCTAAAGCGGTTAGCTATATTTTTATACAACTTCAATCTAGCTATTCTGAAATAATTGTAAAGTATATATGCTATGTTGTTACCCTTTATGGTGAGATTTTGTGCCTCCTTTTTATGACTCGATGTCCATTTCACTTATCAGTCATATAGGTTTTTCCCTTGTGTAGTTTATTCTAGTTGAAATAAACAACAGATAGAGTTGTCCAATTATCAATGGCGTGCGATTTGGAGAATGAGAATGAgattatatatagatttatattACTGTTCTTACATACAAGATACAACTATGCATTCAGTATTTCTGGGAGCAAGAAGAGTTCGATATCATAAGTCACCAAACAAGGATCAGTCTCCACTTCCAAGCTGGAAAGAAGCAAATGTTACGGCATGCTTTCACGTACCATTGGCGCCTGTAAGTTGATCACATACTATTGAGAATGGTATATTTCATAATTATTATTGCTCTCCTGTTTCCTTAGTGGATCTTCACCGTGTTATGGAAAACCTGCAAGGTTGTAACTGTCAAAAAGAACTATAGAAattcttattaaaatataaagTTGAAAATATTTTGCTTAGTCCGGTCCTCCGGTCTACAGGTTCAGGGGGGAAACTAGATTGGTATTAATATCATGTGCAAGGTGTTTAGAATACATGTGTATTAGTCAAGGGTATTGTAGTCATTTCCCGTTTCTAGGCCAATCTTGTAATCTATATTTTCCCTTTAGGCCTAACTCAAGATAACAGAGAGTTCATTACCCATTTACATCTTCTTCCCAAATTATAACACAGGGAACAACCAAAGGCAATGCCACTTTATTACCTCTGTGATATATTGATACCAACCACTTCTACATCTACTATATCTCTGAGGAGATTTTTCACGTGCTATATCTTTGCACTCTTCATAATGAAGAGTATGATGTACGGGATTGTTTTTCAAGTGCTGTGTGTAACACACCCTACACTACCTGCATGACTTCCTCGCATGTTAACTTTGTTTTAGAGTTGCACTGGAGTATCAGGACATCTTAGTCCTGTGCAAAGAGGAAGGATACCTTCAAATTCGAAATTCATGTTGCTCCTTTGTAGGTGGTCGATACCAGAAATCAAAGACTGCTTGGAGGAAGCTGGATTTAAATCAATCCATGTCTGGATCAGGGAGATGCCAAATACCCAATCAAGTGGAAATGCTAAAGAATATAATGCCAACCGTGATGTGAAATATGAAGAATTACAGCATTTCAATCAAGCAGATGCTTGGAATGCATATGTTGTTGGAGTAGCAAATATCTAGATGATTCATGCTACCTTCTTTTTTTAGAGAGAAGATGTTGGAAACCTTTGCAGTTTTCCGTTCTGATGCTATCCGGTCAGTTTCTCTGATGCTGCCTGCCGGAGTAGTATCTTTTTATCTAATGCACAAGTGCTTAACATGGATTCCCTTCTCGTTGAAACTAGAATGTGTAATTGCTCCACTCTATGCCAGGAAACTAGGAAAGTTGTATGTCTTGGGCTATGATGTTTGTTCTAGATGAGATGCTAGCTAACATGTAGTATCATCATATCTGTACCGATCAAATAGAGAGCAGTCAAACCCCAAAGACAATCTACTGAAGATGGTGATTCACTATTTCTTGATGCAGTCATACAGGGGTTGTATGTCCAGTCAGTTTCATGCAGCATAACCTTTTCAGGTTTGCATGCCAATGGTGTTCTGTGCTGATTAACTTCCTGAGCCACTGAGTCCCCTAAGATATGCTGTCAAATGTTTGATTAAACTGGCCGAGTTACCAGATCATTTCCTCTCCGCAATAATCTCTGCATTGTGAACATCTCTTCTGGCAGCAGATGTCCTCCACAATAGAATCTGTGAACCTGCCATCAACAGCATCCTTCAAATCATCCATGCCCATTGACAATTACTCGCAAGGAACGGGGGAGATCTAAGAAAATTGTTAGAATAGATGTCGAATATACTAATTCTATTTGGTTACAGTTGGATTTAAAGTTGTAATAGGTGGTAGGGGGTAGAGGTAGAGTCGGACTCTATAACCTAGcaactctcttaaatagagaggcaTGGAGATGATGGTGGTGTGGCCATGGACTTGTAGCGGCTAGGAGTTATATGGGTtgaggagcgcccataatcaaAACCCCAGGACATAAGCTTCGGCtaaacctcgttaacaaatattgtGTGTTCTTGTGTCGTTATCTGACGTGTCTTGGGTGATCATTGATTGAAGCGATCGAGAAGATTAGTCgtcgttccgctatatcgactacttcctccgtttcataatgtaagccattttagcattgcccatatttatatagatgttaatgtgagcaatgctagaatgacttgcattataaaacggagggagtaacttttatatataaaaaaggtcTCTACGAGCTGCAAACATCCTAATTCAATCATTTCCATTTGAGTTTTCAGATATACCAACACAAAGTGCTTTGCTGGCTCTGCAGAGCTGAAGCCGACGACAAGCCACTCCGAACAGTTAAAAAAACATTACGGTACCTTATGCATCTGCATTAAAGttttaaataatataaataattataCGTGTGTCTAAAAGTTCATAGTGTTATCTATTAGAAAACGGAGTGTTCTAAAGTTAAGAGCGTTATCtcttataaaacggaggaatacAACTTTTTCAGGTTCAGGCAGTGTCCAACATGGCGTGTCCAACATGGTAGTAGCGCCATTCCACACGCCTGTATATAACCGCGCCCATTGCTCCCCAGGACAACATGGAATGCATCTTTCTACCAGAAGATAGAGCTTTCTCTGCCACGAAATATTCAGCTTTACTGGATACCGTCTACAGCCGTCTCCATTCATCGTTTCCTTTCCATGATGGTGTGACAGAATTGGCTTTTGTATCGTGTTCGTTCGTCCAGTCATTTTCGTGTGCTAAGCTTCGCAGGTCACAGACATGCCTCGTCAAATTTGGTTTTAGTCATAGACATCACGTAAAATCGACCAACTGCTCGGCAGGCCAACAGTAATGATCTCATGATCACCCAGCTGAAACTAATCTTGGCGTGCAATGCATTCGCAACAACACTTTACGCCAGCTAAAGAGCGAGCGAGCACTGAACTGAAGGTTCCGATTTCCATATCAATCCTGAGCTGATCAAAGTGCTTGAAAAAAGATTCTTAGTGCTTGCCATTGTGGATCCCGACTAGATTAGAAGATGCGAGGCCGAGGATTATGGCGGGGGAAACACACTGCAAAGAATAAATAATCACTGGAGTTCTAGTTGTCGTAGTGGTGGACAGAGACAGATTAATCCAGCGGCAAACGCGACGACTCCACGTTGCCGCCGTGCCAATGATAATCCGAGAAATCGAGCTGCACGGCGGAACAAAGGAGAGCGACGTAAACCGGATTAATCCAAACGGCTTCGACCATCTGAGGGGATCGAGTGAACAATGTTAAACATGTGATATGTATTTGTGTGATGCACACGGCATGGTTAGATGGATAGATATGATTAGATAAGGCTAGATTGAGTTTGTTGTAACAGAATAGGAGCATATCTATCCATCCACCTGCGCCGATCTCTGTAACCCACAGCGGTGGTTATTATCGCTAATATAAGATTAACAAAGGTGCGGCCCGAGAGGGTTGAACGCTTCTGAACCTCTGATGTTtgatatggtatcagagcctttcCACTAAACAAATCCCGATCCAATCTATGGCCAGCTCGTCGTCCAAGATGGCAGCCACTAATCCTTTCGGAGGAAACACAATCTCAGAGAAATTAGCCAAAAACAACTATGCGCTATGGAAAGCGCAAGTCCTGGCGTCGGTGAGAGGAGCTCGTCTTGAAGGGCATCTCACTGGCACCACAGCAGCGCCGGCCATCACCATCTCCGTGCCAGGCGAGAAGGAAGGCGACAAGGCCACCAGGGCGGCTAATCCCGCCTACGATGAATGGGTGGCTACGGATCAGCAGATCCTAGGGCTTCTACTGAGCACCCTGTCCAAAGATGTTCTGGCGCAGGTGGCCACCTGCGGCACTGCAGCTGCCGCCTGGAGCATGCTGGAGGAGATGTATACCTCCATGACAAGGGCACGCTTCATCAACACTCGGATCGCTCTCTCCAACACCAAAAAGGGCGATCTCTCCATCACAGAATATGTCGCCAAGATGAGAGCACTTGGTGATGACATGACGGCGGCTGGCAAGGTCGTCGACGACGAAGATCTCATCTCCTACATCATTGCCGGCCTCGACGACACGTATGAACCGGTGATCTCCTCAATCGTCGGCAAATCTGAGCCGATGTCCTTCGGGGAGGCTTTCTCTCAACTGCTCAGCTTTGAGCAGCGCAACAATCTCCGTCACGGCGGCGAGTCGTCAGCAAACCTGGCGAATCGAGGGCGCGGCACcaccggcggcaacggaggccaACGCGGACGCGGTGGGAACAACCGTGGACGCGGCGGCAATGGAGGCAACAACAGCGCAAACCGCGGCAAGGGTGGTCGCGGGAATGGCGGCTTCAATGGAGGACGTCAAGGAGGTGGCGTCGACACTAGGCCCAAGTGCCAGCTATGTTACAAGCGAGGACATACGGTAATCAACTGTTGGTATCGTTATGATGAGGATTTTGTTCCAGATGAGAAGTATGCAGGTTCTGCAGCCACCTCCTATGGTATCGATACCAACTGGTATGTGGATACTGGGGCAAC encodes the following:
- the LOC4325055 gene encoding transcription initiation factor TFIID subunit 12 isoform X1, producing MDAPPPAQPDAAAAAPAAPPTSTSASAPSSAPQPNPTPSASTAAPPTPDTTLAPAPNPTPAPVQTLETPAPSPASARPPVPRMRPPYTHLASPITMSSSPATGAASSSSASAPAATSASSSAMPRGGVALGLPAHPRAPQTPVGYTGFVPPPTLAAQFGSMHRGPDQPPPSSTQPRQPSPGIQNIGTVGSINTSQVRPGAISSLPQQTRPNFPSSTAPSPSDSQIASSQKTPIQALARPPSMASSPSMPLQQTPPNVSAPLRPPQHRPHPRPYHAPAISHPQNALLTQQQQKLPQHQHLQQQQQQQQQQQKLQQQQQQQQQKLQQQQQQQQQKLQQQQQQQQNQPQHSSQQSQQTTTLRNQQQISQQQTARTPVSMAQKLDSPAVLKATNVQSGDMASVDVDAGGSGNRLLSKRSIHELVAQIDPSEKLDPEVEDVLIDIAEDFVESVATFACSLAKHRKSSILEAKDVLLHAERSWNITLPGFSGDEIKLYKKPHVNDIHRERLTLIKKSMASESNAKGSAAQAAANQKNQTPKPPATGSP
- the LOC4325056 gene encoding uncharacterized protein — translated: MGKNGKKTESHRQGRGRRASRFRGGGGGGDEDGDELPSSAYDAPPPHHEDSDGDDTDEAAAEDEHEGGVDGGDQEQREVGSMPSKFHLYQLSVQSPKGDISYLQKFFLMYVGGRVPLHFQEDFCGTALLSAEWLRTDARRTAVGLDLDLESLEWCLENNLSKIGADGYSRMLLFHGNVLQPNVARLVKQKICDAMQDLHVNNDNDSLASNICDQLDPASPKCSANSTMSDLVLPARDIICAFNYSCCCLHRRKDLVLYFRHAFNALSKRGGIFVMDVYGGTSSERKLRLQRRFPSFTYFWEQEEFDIISHQTRISLHFQAGKKQMLRHAFTYHWRLWSIPEIKDCLEEAGFKSIHVWIREMPNTQSSGNAKEYNANRDVKYEELQHFNQADAWNAYVVGVANI
- the LOC4325055 gene encoding transcription initiation factor TFIID subunit 12 isoform X2, which translates into the protein MDAPPPAQPDAAAAAPAAPPTSTSASAPSSAPQPNPTPSASTAAPPTPDTTLAPAPNPTPAPVQTLETPAPSPASARPPVPRMRPPYTHLASPITMSSSPATGAASSSSASAPAATSASSSAMPRGGVALGLPAHPRAPQTPVGYTGFVPPPTLAAQFGSMHRGPDQPPPSSTQKTPIQALARPPSMASSPSMPLQQTPPNVSAPLRPPQHRPHPRPYHAPAISHPQNALLTQQQQKLPQHQHLQQQQQQQQQQQKLQQQQQQQQQKLQQQQQQQQQKLQQQQQQQQNQPQHSSQQSQQTTTLRNQQQISQQQTARTPVSMAQKLDSPAVLKATNVQSGDMASVDVDAGGSGNRLLSKRSIHELVAQIDPSEKLDPEVEDVLIDIAEDFVESVATFACSLAKHRKSSILEAKDVLLHAERSWNITLPGFSGDEIKLYKKPHVNDIHRERLTLIKKSMASESNAKGSAAQAAANQKNQTPKPPATGSP